tcctccaacaccaaattgttctatatagtccacataatattcagaaaaaagtcacaccattttgagcgtcgggtttgggggagaggggggagaaatctgcaaattcgtacttttttaggtttttcgtcaatatttctaaaactaagcggtttagcatgaacaaccctctacaaacaattgttctacattaaatttgaaataaaaaaggcccatgcataacccttctaaaatgaacggttccaaagttacggaggtagtgtagtataattggtccaaaaaaaaagcctaacccagacatccaaagtaaaagtttttcttcatcaccaaattgttctatatagtccacatattgttcagtaaaaagttacaccattttgaacgtccggtttgggggggagatggggagaagtcggtaaattagtagtttttttaggtttttcttcaatatttctaaaattatgctttagagtaaggaatgttctatagaaaattttctaataaaatttaaaacaaaaaaggttttatacataattgttataaaatcaacgtttccagagttacggaaggtgaaaaatggaggttttcgatactttttatatttaccgatttctcccctctctccccccgaaacccgacgctcaaaatggtgtgacttttttctgaacattatgtggaccatatagaacaatttggtgttggaggataactttcactttggatgtctgtgtttttggtatagttatttCATAAATATTgcctaaaaaatataaaaagtatcgaaaacctcgacttttcaccctccgtaactctggaaccgttgatttaataacaattatgtatagaatgttttttgttttaaatttcatgtagaacatttttgtattgtttacgctaaagcatagttttagaaatattgacgaaaaacttaaaaaaactactaatttaccggcttctctcccatctccctcccaaacccgacgctcaaaatggtgtaactttttactgaacaatatgtggaccatatagaacattttggtgttggaggaaaacttttactttagatgtttgggttaggctttttttggaccagttatactatactacctccgtaactttggaaccattcattttagaaagattatgcatagggccttttttatttcaaatttaatgtagaacaattttgtatagaaggttgttcatgctaatccgcatagttttagaaatattggcgaaaaacttataaactacgaatttaccgatttctccccctctcccccgcaaacccaacgctcaaaatggtgtgacttttttctggacattgtgtggaccatatagaacaatttgttgttgaaggataactttcactttggatgtctgggttatgccatcttttggatcaactatactaatAATCTATTATTTAATTATGATCTATTGTTATGCTCTATtttatctcttttattagattgttctgaagctatttccttgtggcatttttacaatcaacTACTTTTAATGGAaaacaagccacaattttaccaaaaatgattttattaacgtttcgaagcccaaatctggtttcgttttcaaaatacaaaatactactaaaataaacaaaaatgttgttgcttagtaaaaaaattcttctaataatttatttaatctgactcatttatatttttaattcaaacgtatattttacattttaaagtagaggactttaaaatgataccgccaatatttatgagttgcgttcctgggacgactttactaaaaaatagttcattcgattacatgaaatcaaccccaactcaagaatatccgtcacaaaaaaatcatagcatatgaTCTGTTTTTAAACAGACAATCAAATGCAACGataacagtaaaattctcgcgttagagattccatagtaaatcacgagggaaaaccaggaaaaaacctcgtgatactatcccgacatcgtaagtatttagtcttacatttaatttactttcaagaAACTAATaccaaaatttaatttaaacatattaaagtcagaatttagGATATGCTCAAGACAATATTATGTATATCTTGGagcaatgatcaactccacaaatgattcatcatcatcatcatcatctagcCGTTATTGTCCACTGctaaacataggcctcctccaaGTTCCTCCACGTATCTTGAGCTATCATCATCCAGTTCCAGGCAGTTTTCTTTATATCGTCACTCAAGCGCGTTTGTGGTCGACCTCTAGTAGTcaattagtagtcaaatgtagagaatagtaaacaaaaattatactacttatcaacagagggccctggaaataattcatacgtcctatcttcttcgattatatgagagtattACATACATTTCTAcgtgtacattcgcaaatttaatttaccatgacccttAAAATCATCCATTATTTTCACCCCAAAAAATCTCCAATCATTTATCTGCTTAGAGAAGTTCCCCTATACTCTTTCAAATTACCCCAAGATTGTGACACAATGCCCCAATGCCCCAAATGCCCCAATCTGGCGACCCTGACGTACCTGACTAGCACTGTCAATttgtttgtttacgaaagatggccATTATCTTTCctcctttacctgattatcttctatctTATCCTGGCGCCATTAAATTCACTTCATGGCgcttccatcagtgttgacagttcgttgagTAAAatcaacaagtaggtacagtgtAACTGCCAattgtcaaatataagtcaaattaatattgtaaacattgttaaatcaaaataacaattaacTGTAGTTTACATTCTGaaaaatacagagtgttctataaataaacgttaaaatatatagatacttaagtaatagaaaatatatattttatagggcgtcaataagttattacATCAATGAAATACCATCACGTCAATTTTACTTTTACTCCTTAGAGAGTAAAATTACTTTGTctccctaggaaggaaaagtacgactttgttCCCTACAATGAGGTCAGGCAATGTATACTTTGGATAGAGGtagttgaaaaaatatatttagagtGACTTGAACCCTCTTAAATATAACGATGAAACTTTTCACGGGTATTCTTAAGGACAAACTGGAAAGACAAATCACTAATGCTGAAGAAAAACAAGGTTTTACAAATAGGCGATCTATAACAGACGcagtatttataataaaacaaataaaagaaaaagctATAGAGTTTGGCATGCCAGCGTATATTTGCTTCATTGATCTGATGAAGGCGTTTGACAGAGTTTGCCTAGAAGGCATTCTAAAtatattaatagaaaataaaacaccGACCAGCATAACAAAGATAGTCTATAACCTAAATAACAACAACTTAACCAAAATTAGAGCAGAAGACCAGTTCACTGAAAATATTCCAACACCGGGAGGGATTAGACAAAGAGACAGTTTAAGCCCCTTCTTGTTTAACCTACTCATGGACAAAATTATACACAAAGTAACATTTCTTAATCTCGGATATAGAATGGGCAACAAAAGAATTGGTTTGATGTGTTACGCAGATGACGCAGCAATTATTGCTAAATCAGAAGATGATCTTCAGAGACAGCTCTTTGAGTTCTTTCAAGTAAGCCGTCAACTAAATATGAACATTTCTaccaacaaaactaaatgtataacAAAAGCAAAAGATCCGCTCAGATGTAAGTTAGTGGTTGAGAACAACCCCATAGAACAGGTGATGCCATTCAGATATCTGGGCATAGATATATCAAGCACTCACGACCCAGTAAAGGACctgaggagtcagatcaacaaagcatctgcattgtcaggatgtctTCGGGAGATAGTCTGGTCAAAGCCATATATGCGCACAGATAGTAAAAGTAGAATCTATAAGACTTGCATACGACCGATCATGACATATGGCATAGAAGTGCGCGAAGGcaccaacaaaacgaaacagatACTAATTCCGAAATGAAAACACTAAGAACAATAGTGAGAAAATAAGAAGAGACAGAGTAAGAAATACAGACATTAGAGAGCAAcgcaaaattcaagatattgtaagatggggaaggcagcccaagaggatgtggtacaaccatgtaagacgaatggatgagaatagacgtccaaaaattgccctagaaaacaacccgcccggttCAAGACCCTCCGGAAgaagaccacctaaaagatggagggatagttggcaattTACCTCgcaggaaattaaccagaggcaacttcagaattaaacagatcaaAAGATCTCCAAGAGGTAAAAGCAGAAGAAGACTTGGACAAGTACAGTGGTTTAAATAATTGTTCTCATGAGAtaaattataaactatttggtcaatCTGGTTGACACCCCGGaaggagtgtagtggtcgacctGATTTCGTGTATTTTCCGTCTTCAGtaatctctgtctctggtcatttcttttaattcaTGCATAGGTTTTTTCCATATTCCTGTTATTTTATAGATTCATCTTGTTAGAGATCTTCCTCGTGACCTTCAGCTTTCCTTGTATGTGTCTTTCCAtattttctgtgtttgctctcataacatgtccaaagtatttttaTTGTTGGGAATgtactttactggagagtcgtagGCTAACGTTGAGCTCTGCAATATTTATGAggccctgcaatattttaaagaatcagaagatatatctgcaacaattatttccgattcactctctgttcttcttgctattcaaactatagatttttccaataacaattcaaatatttatatcctactaattaagaaaatcctttttgaaattcataaaaataaaagaagactgaaattttatgggttaaggctcatagaggactaacgcataatgaacatgttgatagtttggctaaAAAAGCTATTGAATATGGTATTTCACACaatcgtaagttttgcatatctgacttagttaacactattaagcatcgagttaa
This genomic window from Diabrotica virgifera virgifera chromosome 1, PGI_DIABVI_V3a contains:
- the LOC126893388 gene encoding uncharacterized protein LOC126893388; translated protein: MGNKRIGLMCYADDAAIIAKSEDDLQRQLFEFFQVSRQLNMNISTNKTKCITKAKDPLRCKLVVENNPIEQVMPFRYLGIDISSTHDPVKDLRSQINKASALSGCLREIVWSKPYMRTDSKSRIYKTCIRPIMTYGIEVREGTNKTKQILIPK